One genomic window of Pirellulales bacterium includes the following:
- the nusA gene encoding transcription termination factor NusA: MNAGEVLRIVDAIHRDKNIGKEIVFQAIEAALVSAAKKQYGEDQEIVLNIDRKDGAISGTHNGVPLDPEETMGRIVAQTAKQVIIQKIREAERDALYDEYFEQIGQLVSGIVQRYEGSAATVSLGNSEALLPRSEQIPGETHHPNERVRATVCEVRKAGSRVKIILSRTRTHLVQRLFEQEIPEIAEGVIEIRAIAREPGYRSKVAVSSSDQRVDCVGACVGVRGNRIKNIVDELGGERIDIVRWSDELHVLIPNALQPAEVEEVILCQMLGRAIVLVREDQLSLAIGRRGQNVRLASKLCGWDIEIMTREELDEQIGRAVSGFSELDGVDEMLADKLVGEGFLSYDDLSVIEPDALMEMGGLSAEQVDTIVAQAEVKAKEAEAAAADERRRQREQERIEAATAEADALEAAAKAAREAAIRETAAEATFAARPTGESPAAEPPASEQTPADDGAPARPAGNGSHGEPPAGETQPSPGGGAEPKEGGAG; this comes from the coding sequence ATGAACGCCGGCGAAGTCTTGCGAATCGTGGATGCGATCCACAGGGATAAAAATATCGGCAAGGAAATTGTCTTTCAGGCCATCGAGGCAGCGCTCGTGTCGGCCGCAAAGAAGCAATACGGCGAAGACCAGGAAATCGTTCTGAATATCGACCGCAAGGACGGCGCGATCTCCGGCACCCATAATGGTGTGCCGCTCGATCCCGAGGAAACAATGGGCCGCATCGTCGCCCAAACCGCCAAGCAAGTCATTATCCAGAAAATCCGCGAAGCCGAACGCGACGCCCTCTACGACGAATACTTCGAGCAGATCGGGCAACTCGTATCGGGCATCGTCCAGCGCTATGAGGGAAGCGCCGCCACGGTGAGCCTTGGCAATAGCGAGGCCCTGCTGCCGCGCAGCGAACAAATTCCAGGCGAAACGCATCATCCCAACGAACGAGTTCGGGCCACCGTGTGCGAGGTGCGCAAGGCCGGAAGCCGCGTGAAGATCATCCTCAGCCGCACCCGCACCCACTTGGTGCAGCGGTTGTTCGAGCAAGAAATTCCCGAAATTGCCGAAGGCGTGATCGAAATCCGCGCCATTGCCCGCGAGCCCGGCTATCGCAGCAAGGTGGCCGTGAGCAGTTCGGACCAGCGCGTCGATTGCGTCGGAGCCTGCGTCGGCGTGCGCGGAAATCGGATCAAGAACATCGTCGACGAACTTGGCGGCGAACGGATCGATATCGTCCGCTGGAGCGACGAACTGCATGTGCTGATTCCAAACGCGTTGCAGCCCGCCGAAGTCGAAGAGGTGATCCTGTGCCAGATGCTCGGCCGGGCGATCGTGCTGGTGCGCGAGGACCAACTGTCGCTGGCCATTGGCCGCCGCGGGCAAAACGTCCGGCTGGCCAGCAAGCTGTGCGGGTGGGACATCGAAATCATGACTCGCGAAGAGCTCGACGAGCAGATCGGCCGCGCGGTTTCCGGATTTTCGGAACTCGACGGGGTCGATGAAATGCTGGCCGACAAATTGGTCGGCGAAGGATTCTTGTCGTACGACGATTTGTCGGTGATCGAACCCGATGCATTGATGGAAATGGGGGGATTGTCGGCCGAGCAGGTGGATACGATCGTCGCCCAAGCGGAAGTTAAAGCGAAGGAAGCCGAGGCTGCAGCCGCCGACGAACGCCGCCGGCAACGCGAACAGGAGCGCATCGAAGCCGCGACCGCCGAAGCCGATGCGCTCGAGGCCGCTGCAAAAGCGGCCCGCGAGGCTGCCATTCGCGAGACGGCCGCCGAAGCAACCTTCGCCGCCCGACCGACGGGCGAGTCGCCTGCCGCGGAGCCGCCGGCAAGCGAACAAACGCCTGCCGACGATGGGGCACCCGCCCGGCCCGCCGGAAACGGCAGCCACGGCGAACCGCCGGCCGGCGAAACGCAGCCGAGCCCCGGCGGCGGTGCGGAGCCGAAAGAGGGCGGGGCGGGCTGA